A DNA window from Mytilus edulis chromosome 14, xbMytEdul2.2, whole genome shotgun sequence contains the following coding sequences:
- the LOC139503518 gene encoding POTE ankyrin domain family member B-like, with protein MEAESGKESKNEKEKPEVESTMSTSSSVSLKQYPSSWSLNSSSPLLPRPRKRSLTVSSLPPNPEDILDKRDPKGRTPLFLAVKDGALQDAKRLMELGCKVNLTDNYNVTPLHAATEKLNGDMIELLLEYGADINAKNILGQTPLMRAVLYDDIDVVKLLHHSGADLNATDCTGKTALLIGLQEGRVECCSYLIKHKCHVNLEDKLGQSTLYIAIRCCKNPSSVIVRKLIKAGYDIKRDNSIWLKMSELNRYTFKRKSFLDKVKDKVVRNRKSKTEDELAD; from the exons ATGGAAGCCGAATCTGGGAAAGAAAGTAAGAACGAAAAAGAAAAACCGGAAGTTGAAAGTACTATGTCAACCTCATCTAGTGTAAGTTTAAAACAATATCCTTCATCATGGAGTTTGAATTCATCATCGCCTTTGTTGCCGCGTCCAAGGAAACGTTCTCTAACCGTGTCGTCTCTTCCGCCTAATCCTGAAGATATTCTAGATAAGAGGGATCCGAAAGGACGAACACCCCTTTTCCTTGCTGTTAAAGATGGTGCCTTACAGGATGCTAAACGTCTGATGGAATTGGGATGTAAGGTGAATTTAACGGACAATTACAATGTCACACCTCTCCATGCAGCAACAGAAAAACTAAATGGGGATATGATAGAACTCTTATTGGAGTACG GAGCAGATATAAATGCTAAGAATATACTGGGTCAAACTCCGTTGATGAGAGCTGTATTATATGACGATATTGATGTTGTAAAGCTTTTGCATCATTCAG GTGCTGACTTAAACGCAACAGACTGCACTGGGAAGACAGCGCTGCTAATAGGTTTACAAGAAGGACGAGTAGAATGTTGTTCATATCTTATAAAACACAAATGTCACGTGAACCTTGAAGACAAACTTGGACAATCAACACTTTATATTGCTATTCGTTGCTGCAAGAATCCCTCATCTGTTATTGTGCGCAAACTAATAAAAGCCGGATACGATATAAAGCGGGATAACTCTATATGGTTGAAAATGTCTGAATTGAATCGATATACTTTTAAAAGAAAGAGTTTTCTTGACAAAGTTAAAGACAAAGTAGTGAGAAACCGCAAATCAAAAACAGAGGATGAACTTGCTGATTAA